The DNA window AGACCCTTCAAAGGAAGGAGAAATTCACAGGGTTGAAATAAATGTTGAAGATACTGACACTGAAATAATGACGGGTCCCTACATTTTAGAAGCAGATTCCAAACAGGCACTGGATCAACAGGTGAAATTCACACTATCTGGCTACTTCAGAAAGGTGGATGTTGTAAACAAACTGTATTAAAAACATCAATTAGAAAACAGTTGACCATTTAACCATATGAGTATATATTCTCGATGATACAATATCAGAGGTTTGGAATGAAAACCCAAGTTGAAATTTCAAAGTTCATACCAGAAGTTTTTGAATTTAATTTTACGTCTATTTCGTTTCCATATACTATTTTAAAATATGAAAATGGCATGTTTAAATGCGGATACTCTGATGATGAAGAATCAATTGTGCCCACAGAAGAAGATTGGGCCAAATTCTGGAAAAAATTAGACAGAATCAATGCCTGGGACTGGGCAGGCAACTACGTAATACCTGAATATATGTACTTGGATGGAAATAGATGGAATATTAGGATCCAATTTGGAGATAAAAAAATCGAATGCAACGGATCAAATGCCTATCCTGGTAAAAATGGCGAAATAGTCGAACATAAAATGATCTTCAGAAGGTTCTTCATGGCCATAACCAAATTATTAGATATTAAAACTGTTGATTTAAAGATTGAAACAGTTTAACCTCAAAAAATAGTTTTTAATAGGATACTAATTTCTTTAAACACATTATTTTTCGTATTTTTTTTCATTAACCTCCTAAGTGTTTAAAAATAAAATGCAACTATAATATGTTGTACTGAGGTTGAGTTTGTATATTTGCTATTGTTGATTTATGAGCTATAGAATTACTGGAACATCACTGGGAATTTGAGTTCCACATTCTACACAGTATTTAGCTGTGTCATTATTTTGGGTTCCACATTCTGGACAAAAATTTGGTTTTATATCACTATTCTCTTTATTTACTTGAATTTCTAATAATTCGATTATTTTGTTCAATTAATATATCATTTTTCATAGAAATAGAAGCTAAAAATCTACCATTTACCTTATCTAATCTTGATAATCCATCCGTTATATAAGCTTTGTAAACTTGATCAGCTAATTTTGCTTCTGTAGCGTATTCTGCTTTCCTATTTTCTATAAATTGAGTTTTAGTAACAGTAGCATTGTAATGTCTTTCAATTTCATCAATACTTTTACCTTCTGATGCCATCTTCTTTAAAGCTGCTTTAAGATGAGGTTTAATTGCACCATTAATGGGTTTACGCATTAAATCTTCAATTCTTTTTTCTTCCGGAGTTTTCTCGTTACTGCTTAAAATTCCCATGTTAATCCCCCTAATACGGAATAGTACAACTTGAAACATAAATATTTTGGAATCCTTAAAACACGGCATATAAATATAGTCAATTAGAATTAACCGCTTCAATGTATAATTGAAGTGTAAATATCAAACTAAAATGTTTAAAAAAAATGAAAATCAGTTGAAAAAGAATACAAATTCCATAAAAAAAATATGTAGGTATCCCATGGATAGTCATGGGACATTTTTATTTAATGTGTGGTTGGGTTGTTGATGGTTGGTATGATGTCCTTAGGTACTTTGCCAGTGATCTTCTTCATCTTTGTGACCAGTCTGTCCTTTTCAGTTCCAGAGAGTGCATTTTCAAGTACTTCGCTCATGGTTTTAACTGGTATGATTTCGATCTTGTCCTTGTACTTTTCTTCT is part of the Methanobacterium lacus genome and encodes:
- a CDS encoding zinc-ribbon domain-containing protein, whose protein sequence is MNKIIELLEIQVNKENSDIKPNFCPECGTQNNDTAKYCVECGTQIPSDVPVIL